A window from Bufo bufo chromosome 1, aBufBuf1.1, whole genome shotgun sequence encodes these proteins:
- the LOC120987215 gene encoding nodal homolog 2-A-like — translation MSWLNSILLFAILSMVLGMPSSLPGKQTRIPLQHSNLGFKKSSSLHGRTDSQNMKYSPFMMQLYQTLIMRNMTDLEHSVLQDSDTILSLSAKSCSQLTNHWVLSFDMSSLTSNHEIQLAELRMQLSSTERNYNATLDIYDSKEGQRKIFVGSMKIDLSNENGSTLRTVNITRMMQSYFHQEKNSDNQKDMKDMGMSKNDRGNICTEVSTERIVLVVFTKDTPSTNLYGYPNLIQTVESSKYVINPMSGTRILRKGRHAMHGMIMANFPSKPIEDERPLCRKVDMIIDFEKIGWGDQIIYPNNFNAYRCEGACPTPLSEIFKPTNHAYIKSLVKLYNPDTVGCSSCSPVKMSPLSMLMHEEGKVVLKHHEDMIVEECGCH, via the exons ATGTCTTGGTTGAACTCCATTCTACTCTTCGCAATCCTCTCCATGGTTCTGGGAATGCCTTCTTCTCTACCAGGGAAACAAACAAGGATTCCTCTTCAACATTCAAACCTTGGTTTCAAGAAATCATCCAGTCTACATGGAAGGACAGACTCCCAAAACATGAAGTACTCTCCTTTCATGATGCAACTCTATCAGACCCTCATCATGCGGAACATGACAGACCTGGAACACTCCGTTCTTCAAGATTCTGACACCATTCTAAGCCTCTCTGCCAAAA GTTGCTCTCAACTGACAAATCATTGGGTGTTATCCTTTGATATGTCTTCCCTCACAAGCAACCATGAAATACAATTGGCAGAGTTGAGGATGCAGCTTTCTTCTACTGAGAGAAACTATAATGCGACCCTTGACATCTATGATAGTAAAGAAGGCCAAAGGAAGATCTTTGTAGGGTCAATGAAAATTGACCTTAGTAATGAAAACGGATCGACTTTGAGGACTGTCAATATCACCAGGATGATGCAATCTTATTTCCATCAAGAAAAAAATTCTGATAATCAAAAAGACATGAAGGACATGGGAATGTCTAAGAATGATCGAGGAAACATATGTACAGAAGTTTCAACTGAAAGAATTGTGTTGGTGGTTTTTACCAAGGACACTCCTTCTACTAACCTCTATGGATATCCCAACCTAATCCAGACAGTCGAGTCATCTAAATATGTGATAAACCCAATGTCTGGTACTAGGATACTTAGGAAAGGTAGACATGCAATGCATGGCATGATCATGGCTAACTTTCCCTCCAAACCTATTGAAGATGAAAGACCTTTGTGCAGAAAAGTAGACATGATTATAGACTTCGAAAAGATTGGATGGGGAGACCAGATAATCTATCCCAACAATTTCAATGCATACAGATGTGAAGGAGCCTGTCCCACCCCCCTGAGTGAGATCTTCAAGCCAACCAACCATGCTTATATTaag agtTTGGTGAAGTTGTACAATCCAGACACAGTTGGTTGTTCCTCGTGTAGCCCAGTGAAGATGAGCCCATTATCTATGCTGATGCATGAAGAAGGAAAGGTGGTCTTGAAGCACCATGAAGATATGATTGTTGAAGAATGTGGATGTCATTGA